In Streptomyces qaidamensis, one DNA window encodes the following:
- a CDS encoding ABC transporter substrate-binding protein, with amino-acid sequence MGTNDQNRSLPHGLRLVALAGAAALTLTAGLATPLDPAPQQARAADDGKKVLTVAVAQSVDSLSPFLAVRLLSTSIHRLMYEYLTNYDPKDNHAIAGLATKWEPSPDKLTWTYTIRSNSKWSDGQQATAEDAAWTFNKMMTDTGAATANGSYVGNFRKVTAPSPTKLVIELKKPQATMAALDVPIVPKHVWEKVSDFSEFNNDKSFPVVGNGPFVLSGYKADSYVRLKANKSFWRGSPKFDELVFRYYKDQDAAVSALRKGEVSFVAGSPSLTPAQAESLKGADDIQVNDAPGRRFYALATNPGAKAKNGEKFGDGHPSLLDQRVRNALFRAVDREAIIDKVFRGHAVEGEGYIPPRFQDYFWKPSASQKLAYDPAEAARLLDRAGYRKNGDGKRVGKDGKPITYRVLCHATDPNDKAVGKYLQEWWGELGIGVRLNCLDNVTDPWLAGKYDLAFDGWSVNPDPDFVLSIHTCGALPATPEETGATDNFICDKKYDDLYARQLTEYDPAKRADIVKQMESRLYDLGYMNVMAYPNAVEAFRTDQIKSITTMPAKAGNIYGQDGYWSWWSAVPADSGGSSDNASSTGVVVGIVAGVVILGGLGAFAAMRRRATAEERE; translated from the coding sequence ATGGGCACGAACGATCAGAACCGCAGCCTCCCGCACGGCCTCCGGCTCGTCGCCCTGGCCGGGGCCGCCGCGCTCACCCTCACCGCCGGTCTCGCGACCCCGCTCGACCCGGCTCCCCAGCAGGCCCGGGCGGCCGACGACGGCAAGAAGGTGCTGACCGTCGCCGTGGCGCAGAGCGTGGACTCGCTCAGCCCGTTCCTCGCGGTCCGGCTGCTCAGCACGAGCATCCACCGGCTCATGTACGAGTACCTGACCAACTACGACCCCAAGGACAACCACGCCATCGCGGGCCTGGCCACCAAGTGGGAGCCGTCGCCGGACAAGCTGACCTGGACCTACACGATCCGCTCCAACTCCAAGTGGTCGGACGGGCAGCAGGCCACCGCCGAGGACGCGGCCTGGACCTTCAACAAGATGATGACCGACACCGGCGCTGCCACGGCGAACGGCAGCTACGTCGGGAACTTCCGGAAGGTGACGGCCCCGAGCCCCACCAAGCTGGTCATCGAGCTGAAGAAGCCGCAGGCCACGATGGCCGCGCTGGACGTGCCGATCGTGCCGAAGCACGTGTGGGAGAAGGTCTCGGACTTCTCCGAGTTCAACAACGACAAGAGCTTCCCCGTCGTGGGCAACGGGCCGTTCGTGCTCAGCGGCTACAAGGCCGACAGCTACGTCCGGCTCAAGGCCAACAAGAGCTTCTGGCGCGGGTCGCCGAAGTTCGACGAGCTGGTCTTCCGCTACTACAAGGACCAGGACGCGGCCGTGTCGGCGCTGCGCAAGGGCGAGGTGTCCTTCGTCGCCGGGTCCCCGTCCCTGACGCCCGCTCAGGCGGAGTCCCTGAAGGGCGCGGACGACATCCAGGTCAACGACGCCCCCGGCCGCCGCTTCTACGCCCTCGCCACCAACCCGGGCGCCAAGGCCAAGAACGGCGAGAAGTTCGGCGACGGCCACCCCTCCCTGCTGGACCAGCGGGTGCGCAACGCGCTGTTCCGGGCCGTGGACCGCGAGGCCATCATCGACAAGGTGTTCCGGGGCCACGCCGTCGAGGGCGAGGGCTACATCCCGCCGCGCTTCCAGGACTACTTCTGGAAGCCGTCCGCGAGCCAGAAGCTGGCCTACGACCCGGCCGAGGCGGCCCGGCTGCTCGACCGGGCGGGGTACAGGAAGAACGGTGACGGCAAGCGCGTCGGCAAGGACGGCAAGCCCATCACCTACCGCGTGCTGTGCCACGCCACCGACCCGAACGACAAGGCGGTCGGCAAGTACCTCCAGGAGTGGTGGGGCGAGCTCGGTATCGGCGTCCGGCTCAACTGCCTGGACAACGTGACGGACCCGTGGCTGGCCGGCAAGTACGACCTGGCGTTCGACGGCTGGTCGGTCAACCCCGACCCGGACTTCGTACTGTCCATCCACACCTGCGGGGCCCTCCCCGCGACGCCCGAGGAGACGGGCGCGACGGACAACTTCATCTGCGACAAGAAGTACGACGATCTCTACGCCCGGCAGCTGACCGAGTACGACCCCGCCAAACGGGCGGACATCGTCAAGCAGATGGAGTCGCGGCTGTACGACCTCGGGTACATGAACGTCATGGCGTATCCGAACGCGGTCGAGGCCTTCCGGACGGACCAGATCAAGTCGATCACGACCATGCCGGCGAAAGCGGGCAACATCTACGGCCAGGACGGCTACTGGAGCTGGTGGTCGGCGGTCCCGGCGGACTCCGGCGGATCCTCCGACAACGCCTCGTCGACCGGGGTCGTGGTCGGGATCGTCGCGGGTGTCGTGATCCTCGGCGGGCTAGGCGCCTTCGCGGCGATGCGGCGGCGGGCCACCGCCGAGGAACGCGAGTGA
- a CDS encoding MinD/ParA family ATP-binding protein, whose translation MRFSAVALKREIEERAAAEAVSTPDVPGTPDANDTSDTSDASDAPEVPGVEDKGEGEIEAEGSAVRADDTEDHGPDAETDDASDRVSEYALDADAFADVPSAEEAEPEETRPEGADAEPVVVEPPAVAADDSESDDAAVQDGAPADDARSEEAEDKDAEADNTSLEDAPSQAHAPEDVRPEDALPAGAEPPREDAVAAPEEPSDAPHADLASSEGEPEDAVPAAPAPEAPAPQSTPSDSVPPIPQGVPPLPPSYQPAAPAPAHQWPVQPQQQPQPEARPADPQVPVQGQAPVPPQHSVPGQQPPFQPQAPQPAPAAWNQQPAPTPPNQPPAQPVPQPGGYGFPHPGAPAPAAPNAQGGYGFPHPGGPPPAAQPPAQQPDGPHAPHAQGGYGFPQQGAPAPAAPQPPAQHPATPPAPAPTPQGGYGFPRQGAPAPAAPTPRDGYGFPPPGVPDAQGGYGFPQPPVRQPQPQAQPGVPPQAQPQPEAQPPHAGQPGPSGQPHPGQQPPQQPVDPRTGAAWPQPMQHDQRQPTNPGAAPLGYTAAVELSSDRLLNSKKQKAKSSRPAAGGGRFKIGGKKEEAERQRKLELIRTPVLSCYRIAVISLKGGVGKTTTTTALGSTLATERQDKILAIDANPDAGTLGRRVRRETGATIRDLVQAIPYLNSYMDIRRFTSQAPSGLEIIANDVDPAVSTTFNDEDYRRAIDVLGKQYPVILTDSGTGLLYSAMRGVLDLADQLIIISTPSVDGASSASTTLDWLSAHGYADLVSRSITVISGVRETGKMIKVEDIVTHFETRCRGVVVVPFDEHLAAGAEVDLDMMRPKVREAYFNLTAMVAEDFIRHQQAHGLWTSDGNPPPVAAPPLPGQAVPGQPGPGQPYAQPGQPPYPGQQQPAPGQPGPYPQQPQPGQPYAQPGQPYAQPGQPYAQPGQPQPYPQAAGQPPYPQPGQPGQQPGQPAAHPGQPYPQPGQPPAAPPQPGYGYPQPGQPGQPGYPAQPDGQTPPPPPPTQ comes from the coding sequence ATGCGCTTCTCCGCCGTCGCCCTGAAGCGGGAGATCGAGGAGCGGGCCGCCGCGGAGGCGGTTTCCACGCCCGACGTGCCCGGCACCCCCGACGCCAACGACACCTCCGACACCTCCGACGCTTCCGACGCCCCCGAGGTGCCGGGTGTCGAGGACAAGGGCGAAGGCGAGATCGAGGCTGAGGGCAGCGCTGTCCGCGCGGATGACACGGAGGACCACGGCCCTGACGCGGAGACCGACGACGCCTCCGACAGGGTCTCGGAGTACGCGCTGGACGCGGACGCCTTCGCAGACGTGCCGTCGGCCGAGGAGGCCGAGCCGGAGGAGACGCGGCCGGAGGGCGCAGACGCGGAGCCCGTGGTTGTCGAACCGCCTGCCGTGGCAGCCGACGACAGCGAGTCCGACGACGCCGCCGTCCAGGACGGGGCGCCCGCCGACGACGCCCGTTCGGAAGAAGCCGAAGACAAGGACGCCGAGGCGGACAACACTTCGCTCGAGGACGCCCCGTCTCAGGCCCACGCACCCGAGGACGTCCGGCCCGAGGATGCCCTGCCGGCCGGCGCCGAACCCCCGCGTGAGGACGCCGTCGCTGCTCCTGAGGAGCCCTCCGACGCGCCCCACGCCGACCTCGCGTCCTCGGAGGGCGAGCCGGAGGACGCCGTACCGGCCGCCCCGGCCCCCGAAGCCCCGGCTCCGCAGAGCACGCCGTCCGACTCGGTTCCCCCGATCCCGCAGGGTGTCCCGCCGTTGCCGCCGTCGTACCAGCCGGCGGCCCCGGCGCCCGCGCACCAGTGGCCCGTGCAGCCTCAGCAGCAGCCCCAGCCGGAGGCGCGGCCCGCCGATCCGCAGGTGCCGGTGCAGGGTCAGGCGCCGGTGCCGCCGCAGCACTCGGTACCGGGCCAGCAGCCGCCGTTCCAGCCCCAGGCTCCGCAGCCCGCGCCTGCCGCGTGGAACCAGCAGCCCGCACCGACGCCGCCCAACCAGCCGCCGGCCCAGCCCGTACCGCAGCCCGGGGGTTACGGCTTCCCGCACCCGGGAGCCCCGGCCCCGGCCGCGCCGAACGCACAGGGCGGCTACGGCTTCCCGCACCCCGGCGGCCCCCCCCCGGCCGCGCAGCCCCCGGCCCAGCAGCCGGACGGCCCGCACGCGCCCCACGCGCAGGGCGGCTACGGCTTCCCCCAGCAGGGCGCCCCCGCCCCCGCCGCACCGCAGCCCCCGGCCCAGCACCCCGCCACTCCGCCCGCCCCCGCACCGACCCCTCAGGGCGGCTACGGCTTCCCCCGGCAGGGCGCCCCCGCCCCCGCCGCACCCACCCCCCGGGACGGCTACGGCTTCCCGCCGCCCGGCGTCCCCGACGCCCAAGGCGGGTACGGCTTCCCCCAGCCGCCGGTCCGGCAGCCACAGCCCCAGGCGCAGCCCGGCGTACCCCCGCAGGCCCAGCCGCAGCCCGAGGCCCAGCCTCCGCACGCCGGGCAGCCCGGCCCGTCGGGGCAGCCTCACCCCGGGCAACAGCCGCCGCAGCAGCCCGTGGACCCCCGTACCGGTGCCGCCTGGCCGCAGCCCATGCAGCACGACCAACGGCAGCCGACCAACCCCGGAGCGGCGCCGCTCGGTTACACCGCCGCCGTGGAGCTGTCGTCCGACCGGCTGCTCAACAGCAAGAAGCAGAAGGCGAAGAGCAGCCGTCCGGCGGCCGGTGGCGGCCGGTTCAAGATCGGCGGCAAGAAGGAGGAGGCCGAGCGGCAGCGCAAGCTGGAGCTGATCCGCACGCCCGTGCTGTCCTGCTACCGGATCGCCGTGATCAGCCTCAAGGGCGGTGTCGGCAAGACGACCACGACCACCGCGCTGGGCTCCACGCTCGCCACCGAGCGGCAGGACAAGATCCTCGCGATCGACGCCAACCCGGATGCCGGCACCCTCGGGCGCCGTGTGCGGCGCGAGACCGGCGCGACCATCCGTGACCTCGTCCAGGCGATCCCGTACCTCAACTCGTACATGGACATCCGGCGGTTCACGTCTCAGGCGCCCTCCGGTCTGGAGATCATCGCCAACGACGTCGACCCGGCCGTGTCCACGACCTTCAACGATGAGGACTACCGGCGCGCGATCGACGTGCTGGGCAAGCAGTACCCGGTGATCCTCACCGACTCCGGTACCGGTCTGCTGTACAGCGCCATGCGCGGTGTGCTGGACCTCGCCGACCAGCTCATCATCATCTCGACGCCGTCTGTGGACGGGGCGAGCAGTGCGAGCACGACCCTGGACTGGCTGTCCGCGCACGGGTACGCCGACCTCGTCTCGCGGTCCATCACCGTCATCTCCGGGGTGCGCGAGACCGGCAAGATGATCAAGGTCGAGGACATCGTGACGCACTTCGAGACGCGCTGCCGTGGTGTCGTCGTCGTGCCCTTCGACGAGCACCTCGCCGCCGGTGCCGAGGTCGACCTCGACATGATGCGGCCGAAGGTGCGGGAGGCGTACTTCAATCTCACGGCGATGGTCGCCGAGGACTTCATCCGCCACCAGCAGGCGCACGGCCTGTGGACCTCCGACGGCAACCCGCCGCCGGTCGCGGCCCCGCCGCTGCCCGGGCAGGCCGTGCCGGGTCAGCCCGGGCCCGGGCAGCCCTACGCCCAGCCGGGGCAGCCGCCGTACCCCGGGCAGCAGCAGCCGGCACCTGGTCAGCCGGGCCCGTACCCGCAGCAGCCACAGCCCGGCCAGCCCTACGCCCAGCCGGGACAGCCCTACGCCCAGCCCGGCCAGCCCTACGCCCAGCCGGGACAGCCGCAGCCGTACCCGCAGGCCGCGGGCCAGCCGCCCTACCCGCAGCCGGGGCAGCCGGGGCAGCAACCCGGGCAACCGGCGGCCCACCCCGGCCAGCCGTACCCGCAGCCCGGGCAGCCCCCGGCCGCTCCCCCGCAGCCGGGCTACGGCTACCCCCAGCCGGGACAACCCGGCCAGCCCGGCTACCCGGCCCAGCCCGACGGGCAGACCCCGCCGCCCCCGCCTCCGACGCAGTAA
- the eccE gene encoding type VII secretion protein EccE, whose product MVSGTRARSRDRSRTRGASAPGQGPVQQPASPGALHSKVRSGQVGAFRLQRLVLFEVAAAAVLVGWVIDPVAVVPAAVLAGCLVLLSFLRRRGRSLPEWLATAQALRARQRRAASTPIPEGTEPGLAPAVECDPSLRTYTYSGRDRRPVGIVGDGTFVTAVLHVEADATALRAERNKQPLPLSLVHDALDVDGIRLESAQVVLHTQPAPAIHLPRQSVAVANYAPLQEQTGAPAVRITWIALKLDPELCAEAVAARGGGLVGAQKCVVRAADHLASRLTGSGFRATLLDEEQLTAAIATSACANPLVTAEAGRTDTRERRTEESGRNWRCDNRRHTTYWIRRWPALGGERAPSLPQLVALVTAVPTLATTFSLALRRGERNEVSVCGHLRVTGRSDDELVAARRAVQAAARHTGMGLSRLDREQVPGMLATLPLGGAR is encoded by the coding sequence ATGGTTTCCGGAACGCGCGCCCGGTCCCGCGACCGATCGCGGACGCGGGGTGCTTCGGCGCCCGGGCAGGGACCGGTGCAGCAACCGGCCTCGCCGGGGGCGCTCCACTCCAAGGTGCGTTCGGGTCAGGTCGGGGCGTTCCGGTTGCAACGCCTTGTCCTGTTCGAGGTCGCGGCCGCCGCCGTGCTCGTCGGATGGGTGATCGATCCCGTGGCCGTGGTGCCTGCGGCTGTCCTCGCCGGCTGTCTGGTGCTGCTCTCCTTCCTCCGTCGCCGCGGGCGTTCCCTGCCCGAGTGGTTGGCCACGGCTCAGGCGTTGCGTGCACGGCAGCGGCGGGCCGCGAGTACGCCGATACCGGAGGGCACGGAGCCGGGGCTGGCGCCGGCCGTGGAGTGCGACCCGAGTCTGCGGACGTACACGTACAGCGGCCGCGACCGTCGCCCCGTCGGAATCGTCGGGGACGGTACGTTCGTCACCGCGGTCCTGCATGTCGAGGCCGACGCCACCGCGCTGCGGGCCGAGCGGAACAAACAGCCGTTGCCGCTCTCTCTGGTGCACGACGCCTTGGATGTGGACGGTATCCGGCTGGAGTCGGCTCAGGTCGTGCTCCACACCCAGCCCGCGCCGGCGATCCATCTGCCCCGGCAGTCCGTGGCAGTCGCCAACTACGCTCCCCTGCAGGAGCAGACGGGTGCGCCGGCCGTACGCATCACGTGGATCGCGTTGAAGCTCGATCCGGAACTGTGCGCGGAAGCGGTGGCCGCCCGCGGGGGCGGCCTGGTCGGAGCGCAGAAGTGCGTCGTGCGTGCCGCCGATCATCTCGCGAGCCGACTCACCGGATCCGGATTCCGGGCGACCCTCCTCGACGAGGAGCAGCTGACCGCCGCCATCGCCACGTCGGCCTGTGCCAACCCGCTGGTGACGGCGGAGGCCGGGCGGACGGACACGCGGGAGCGGCGGACCGAGGAGTCGGGCCGGAACTGGCGCTGTGACAACCGCAGACACACCACGTACTGGATTCGCCGGTGGCCCGCCCTGGGTGGGGAGAGGGCGCCGTCGCTGCCGCAGCTCGTCGCTCTGGTGACGGCCGTCCCCACCCTCGCCACCACCTTCAGCCTCGCGCTCAGGCGGGGGGAGCGGAACGAGGTGTCCGTCTGCGGGCACCTGCGGGTGACCGGGCGCAGCGACGACGAACTCGTCGCCGCCCGGCGCGCGGTGCAGGCTGCGGCCCGGCACACAGGCATGGGGCTCTCCCGACTCGACCGGGAACAGGTGCCCGGCATGCTGGCCACTCTGCCCCTCGGAGGTGCCCGGTGA
- the eccB gene encoding type VII secretion protein EccB: MASRRDQLNAYTFAKRRMLAAFLQSSPDGSDEGAPRPLRAVIPGAIVAVVVMAVFGAWGMFKPTAPKGWDEPNAKVIVASDSTTRYVVLKTGKQVQLHPVLNMASAKLLLNEGQGDVVTVAESVLDNGKIPHGATIGIPYAPDRLPSASEAGGEKRWAVCERPSAGGESIQKAALVLASRDLKATEGKGEKLTGGQLLYVVAPDGKHYVVDASGRSYPVDKSNELLLRAVVGSGRKPQKVSREWLETLHTGDPISFPKIPDQIGVAADAPGQLDDKTNKVGMVLKASDLNSDQYYVVLPGRVAPVSAFVAQLLLFSEDLASLGQAGAAKDMSPGAIVPGKPFGTEHRWPTEDPQPVNDASGTAGGRGTVCNVLRGVDAGSGATTLSTWAGTDFPAKLPTGSSSAYVTPGSGQLYRQFQGRETKAGPVFLVTDTGLRYVLQSNADSGADDAGIGTTAKDRRQAQQEAQQAQTRLGYKDVDPAPIPVAWSEFLPTGPRLSTTAARQPQGS; this comes from the coding sequence ATGGCATCTCGGCGCGACCAGCTCAATGCCTACACCTTCGCGAAGCGCCGCATGCTCGCGGCCTTCTTGCAGTCGTCGCCCGACGGTTCGGACGAGGGGGCACCGCGTCCACTGCGAGCGGTCATCCCCGGCGCCATCGTGGCCGTGGTCGTCATGGCCGTCTTCGGGGCCTGGGGCATGTTCAAGCCCACCGCGCCCAAAGGCTGGGACGAACCCAACGCCAAGGTGATCGTCGCCAGCGACTCGACCACGCGCTACGTCGTCCTGAAGACCGGCAAACAGGTCCAGCTGCACCCGGTCCTCAACATGGCCTCCGCGAAGCTGCTCCTCAACGAAGGCCAGGGCGATGTGGTGACCGTCGCCGAGTCCGTCCTCGACAACGGCAAGATCCCCCACGGAGCCACCATCGGCATCCCGTACGCGCCCGACCGTCTCCCTTCGGCGTCCGAGGCGGGCGGCGAGAAGCGCTGGGCGGTCTGTGAACGCCCCAGCGCGGGCGGGGAGTCCATCCAGAAGGCCGCCCTGGTCCTCGCCTCCCGCGACTTGAAGGCGACCGAGGGCAAGGGCGAGAAACTGACGGGCGGGCAACTGCTCTACGTGGTGGCCCCGGACGGGAAGCACTACGTGGTGGACGCGAGCGGACGCTCGTACCCCGTCGACAAGAGCAACGAACTGCTGCTGCGCGCCGTCGTCGGCTCCGGACGCAAGCCGCAGAAGGTCTCCCGTGAGTGGCTGGAGACCCTGCACACCGGCGACCCGATCTCCTTCCCGAAGATCCCCGATCAGATCGGTGTCGCGGCCGACGCCCCAGGCCAACTGGACGACAAGACCAACAAGGTCGGCATGGTCCTCAAGGCGTCCGACCTCAACAGCGATCAGTACTACGTGGTCTTGCCCGGCCGGGTCGCCCCCGTCTCGGCCTTCGTGGCCCAACTCCTGCTGTTCAGCGAGGACCTGGCCTCCCTCGGCCAGGCCGGTGCAGCCAAGGACATGAGCCCGGGTGCGATCGTCCCCGGCAAGCCCTTCGGTACCGAGCACCGCTGGCCCACCGAGGACCCCCAGCCCGTCAACGATGCTTCCGGCACCGCAGGAGGCCGCGGCACCGTCTGCAACGTCCTGCGCGGCGTCGACGCCGGCTCGGGGGCCACGACCCTGAGCACCTGGGCCGGCACGGATTTCCCGGCCAAGCTCCCCACCGGCTCCTCCAGCGCCTACGTCACGCCCGGCTCCGGCCAGCTCTACCGCCAGTTCCAGGGCAGGGAGACCAAGGCCGGCCCCGTCTTCCTCGTCACCGACACGGGCCTGCGCTACGTCCTGCAGTCCAACGCCGACAGCGGCGCGGACGACGCCGGCATCGGTACGACGGCCAAGGACCGCCGGCAGGCCCAGCAGGAGGCCCAGCAGGCCCAGACCCGGCTCGGCTACAAGGACGTGGACCCCGCGCCGATCCCCGTCGCCTGGTCGGAGTTCCTGCCGACCGGCCCACGCCTGTCGACGACGGCGGCACGCCAGCCGCAGGGTTCCTGA
- the mycP gene encoding type VII secretion-associated serine protease mycosin: MPHVPSFLRRATAVTAATLLTTAPVVLAPPATAADLPYSDQCAFPNGKYPGRPWSLQRVLLDELWSQSTGKGMRVAVIDTGVDVTNPQLTDAVDVKSGRNFLPENLKDDDGNPIERGKENGTTDTVGHGTKVAGIIAARPAKGTGFVGLAPDATIIPIQQNDAEGNGDVGTLTRAIRYAIQAGAHVINISQDTTKPMTSTSDLKLAIDQALARKIVVVASAGNDGLGGNVKETYPASYEGVLAVAASDRNNERAAFSQSGEFVGVAAPGVDMISTVPKGGHCSDNGTSFSAPYVAGLAALIKAKHRDWTARQIVAQIEQTAERTTAGHDRLVGWGVVDPVRALTQDERPIESPNPQAGLGRPEAPTPAKFQIGETAEERNARLATYVAVGAVVLVAGMGGTAVAIRDARRRQKRRVEGGGPWTR, encoded by the coding sequence ATGCCACACGTGCCCTCCTTCCTCCGCAGGGCGACCGCGGTGACGGCGGCGACTCTGCTCACGACCGCCCCCGTCGTCCTCGCGCCCCCGGCGACGGCGGCCGACCTGCCGTACTCGGACCAGTGCGCGTTCCCCAACGGCAAGTACCCGGGCCGCCCCTGGTCCCTGCAGCGCGTCCTCCTGGACGAGCTGTGGAGCCAGTCCACGGGCAAGGGCATGCGGGTGGCGGTGATCGACACCGGCGTCGACGTGACGAATCCCCAACTCACCGACGCGGTCGACGTGAAGAGCGGCCGCAATTTCCTGCCCGAGAACCTCAAGGACGACGACGGCAACCCGATCGAGCGGGGCAAGGAGAACGGCACCACGGACACGGTCGGCCACGGCACCAAGGTCGCCGGCATCATCGCGGCCCGCCCCGCCAAGGGCACCGGCTTCGTGGGCCTGGCCCCCGACGCGACGATCATCCCGATCCAGCAGAACGACGCGGAGGGCAACGGCGACGTCGGCACCCTGACCAGAGCGATCCGCTACGCCATTCAGGCCGGGGCCCACGTCATCAACATCTCCCAGGACACCACGAAGCCGATGACGTCGACGTCCGATCTGAAGCTGGCGATCGACCAAGCTCTGGCCCGGAAGATCGTGGTCGTGGCCTCGGCGGGCAACGACGGCCTCGGCGGCAACGTCAAGGAGACCTACCCGGCTTCCTACGAGGGCGTCCTCGCCGTCGCCGCCTCGGACCGCAACAACGAGCGCGCCGCCTTCTCCCAGTCCGGCGAGTTCGTCGGCGTCGCGGCCCCCGGTGTCGACATGATCTCCACCGTCCCCAAGGGCGGCCACTGCTCCGACAACGGTACGAGCTTCTCGGCGCCGTACGTCGCCGGCCTCGCGGCTCTGATCAAGGCGAAACACCGCGACTGGACGGCCCGGCAGATCGTCGCCCAGATCGAGCAGACCGCGGAGCGCACCACCGCGGGCCACGACCGTCTGGTCGGCTGGGGAGTGGTCGACCCCGTACGAGCCCTGACGCAGGACGAACGCCCCATAGAGTCCCCCAACCCCCAAGCAGGCCTGGGCAGACCGGAAGCCCCCACCCCGGCCAAGTTCCAGATCGGCGAAACCGCCGAGGAACGCAACGCCCGCCTCGCCACCTACGTGGCCGTGGGCGCGGTGGTCCTCGTCGCGGGGATGGGCGGCACGGCGGTGGCAATCCGGGACGCGCGACGCAGGCAGAAGCGACGGGTGGAGGGCGGCGGACCATGGACGCGCTGA